A genomic stretch from Camelus dromedarius isolate mCamDro1 chromosome 10, mCamDro1.pat, whole genome shotgun sequence includes:
- the LOC135322318 gene encoding umcharacterized LOC128092248 homolog, translating to MSPTAPLVSAQPKTLMQRKSLDWFHRPFKKRT from the coding sequence ATGTCACCTACGGCCCCCTTAGTCTCAGCCCAGCCAAAAACTTTAATGCAAAGGAAAAGCCTGGACTGGTTTCACAGGCCCTTTAAAAAGCGGACTTAA